From one Mycolicibacterium sp. HK-90 genomic stretch:
- the speB gene encoding agmatinase — MTAPIGPVDASKIPRFAGPATFARLPRLDQVKKADVVVAGVPFDSGVSYRPGARFGPTHVRESSRLLRPYNPAMDVSPFELVQVADAGDIAVNPFNIHEAIETIEGAARDLTSDGTKLVTIGGDHTIALPLLRAVAAKHGPVALVHFDAHLDTWDTYFGAEYTHGTPFRRAVEEGVLDTEALSHVGTRGPLYGKKDLEDDRRFGFGIVTSSDVYYQGVREVVDKLRQRLGNRPVYVSIDIDVLDPAHAPGTGTPEAGGMTSRELLEILRGFRGLNLVGADVVEVAPAYDHAEITGVAASHVAYDLVSLLALGPDA, encoded by the coding sequence ATGACCGCCCCGATCGGACCCGTCGACGCATCGAAGATCCCACGCTTCGCCGGGCCGGCCACCTTCGCCCGGTTGCCCCGTCTCGACCAGGTGAAAAAGGCGGACGTGGTCGTGGCCGGGGTGCCGTTCGACTCCGGCGTCTCCTACCGTCCCGGCGCCCGCTTCGGCCCCACCCATGTGCGCGAGTCGTCACGGTTGCTGCGCCCGTACAACCCAGCGATGGACGTGTCTCCTTTCGAGCTCGTCCAGGTCGCCGATGCCGGCGATATCGCGGTGAACCCGTTCAACATCCACGAGGCGATCGAGACCATCGAAGGCGCGGCCCGCGACCTCACATCCGACGGGACCAAACTGGTGACCATCGGTGGTGACCACACCATCGCGCTCCCTCTGCTCCGCGCCGTGGCCGCCAAGCACGGCCCCGTCGCGCTGGTGCACTTCGACGCCCATCTGGACACCTGGGACACCTACTTCGGGGCCGAGTACACCCACGGCACGCCGTTCCGCCGCGCCGTCGAGGAGGGCGTCCTCGACACCGAGGCGCTGTCCCACGTCGGCACCCGCGGGCCGTTGTACGGCAAGAAGGATCTCGAGGACGACCGCCGGTTCGGGTTCGGCATCGTCACCTCGTCCGACGTGTACTACCAGGGCGTGCGCGAGGTCGTGGACAAGCTGCGTCAGCGTCTCGGAAACCGTCCCGTTTACGTGTCGATCGACATCGACGTGCTCGACCCGGCGCATGCGCCCGGCACCGGCACCCCCGAGGCCGGCGGTATGACCAGCCGCGAGCTGCTGGAAATCCTGCGCGGGTTCCGGGGGCTGAACCTGGTCGGCGCCGATGTCGTCGAGGTGGCCCCGGCGTACGACCACGCCGAGATCACCGGCGTGGCCGCATCGCACGTCGCCTACGACCTGGTGTCCCTGCTGGCCTTGGGGCCCGATGCGTAA
- a CDS encoding Lrp/AsnC family transcriptional regulator: MDEMDEAIISLLEADGRLTHRDIAQRVGLSRSAAAARIQRLIDGGQVVVRGVVHPAVLGRGALAHVSVMVDGPVAGIAANLAERADIAFLSLTSGAYGLIAEVRVGSIRDVDGVIAELRAMSGVVGVDTLTYVEVLRDVVGPIGEVSVEVDDLDLALLRALQDDGRASYVDLAEMVGLSPAGARRRVVRLVESQVVRIGAVVRHSGQDRQSALGLGIRLTGAGDEVVAALVGMRSVIFVARTLGRFDLLATVRAFSAAQLVEILDAIRALPGVGVVESWVHLDVVKESYASGLEAMVSGSG; the protein is encoded by the coding sequence ATGGACGAGATGGATGAGGCGATCATCAGCCTGCTCGAGGCCGACGGGCGGCTGACGCACCGCGACATCGCGCAGCGGGTGGGGCTGTCCCGCTCGGCCGCCGCCGCCCGGATCCAGCGCCTGATCGACGGCGGGCAGGTGGTGGTCCGCGGTGTCGTCCACCCCGCGGTGCTCGGCCGCGGTGCGCTGGCCCATGTCAGTGTGATGGTCGACGGGCCCGTCGCCGGGATCGCCGCGAACCTCGCGGAGCGCGCCGACATCGCGTTCCTGTCGCTGACCAGCGGGGCCTACGGATTGATCGCGGAGGTGCGGGTCGGCTCGATTCGCGACGTCGACGGCGTGATCGCCGAATTGCGCGCGATGTCGGGCGTGGTGGGGGTCGATACCCTCACCTATGTCGAGGTGCTGCGTGACGTGGTCGGCCCGATCGGTGAGGTCAGCGTCGAGGTCGACGATCTGGATCTGGCGCTGCTGCGCGCGTTGCAGGACGACGGGCGGGCGTCCTACGTGGATCTCGCGGAGATGGTGGGCCTTTCACCCGCGGGAGCGCGACGGCGTGTGGTGCGGTTGGTCGAATCGCAGGTGGTGCGGATCGGAGCCGTGGTCCGGCATTCCGGGCAGGACCGGCAGAGCGCGCTCGGGCTCGGCATCCGGCTGACCGGAGCCGGCGACGAGGTGGTGGCGGCACTGGTCGGCATGCGATCGGTGATCTTCGTGGCCCGCACACTCGGACGCTTCGACTTGTTGGCCACGGTGCGGGCGTTCTCGGCGGCACAGTTGGTCGAGATCCTCGATGCGATCCGGGCGCTGCCGGGGGTCGGTGTCGTCGAGAGCTGGGTGCACCTGGACGTGGTCAAGGAGAGCTATGCCTCCGGTCTGGAGGCGATGGTTTCGGGGTCCGGGTAA
- a CDS encoding nucleotidyl transferase AbiEii/AbiGii toxin family protein — MNQDERDTVATQFGVSTEQVERDHLISHLLAFLSRSFGDRIHFIGGTALARTHLPEGRLSEDIDLVAVGSRKEVARDLDIALPRSVARTHGRITVEPALSTTADTLPVLLRPLDGNPVRLQLLSPRDRVVWPTERRELVQRYTDAPPATLNVPTLPAFAASKTATWADRHAARDLWDLWALSGLGAIDANAATLFRRYGPTNKAPGRYIFQRAPSSAEWHAQLAGQTRLTISAVEALAAVRNAWQQAVSTDTQ; from the coding sequence ATGAACCAGGACGAACGCGACACGGTGGCAACACAGTTCGGGGTCTCCACCGAACAGGTCGAACGCGATCACCTGATCTCACACCTGCTGGCATTTCTCAGCCGCAGCTTCGGTGACCGGATTCATTTCATTGGCGGCACCGCCCTTGCCCGCACACACCTTCCGGAAGGCCGGCTCAGCGAGGACATCGACCTGGTTGCAGTCGGCAGCCGTAAGGAAGTGGCGCGCGATCTCGACATTGCACTTCCGCGTTCGGTGGCTCGCACCCACGGCAGGATCACCGTCGAGCCTGCGTTGAGCACTACCGCGGACACTCTCCCCGTGCTACTGCGCCCGTTGGACGGGAATCCTGTGCGGCTACAACTGTTGTCGCCCCGAGACCGAGTTGTATGGCCGACCGAACGCCGTGAGCTTGTGCAGCGCTACACGGACGCCCCTCCCGCCACCCTCAACGTCCCAACGCTGCCGGCATTCGCCGCGTCCAAGACGGCGACATGGGCCGATCGACATGCGGCGCGCGATCTTTGGGACCTCTGGGCCCTCAGCGGACTCGGAGCTATCGACGCCAACGCGGCAACGCTGTTTCGGCGGTATGGCCCCACCAATAAGGCTCCTGGTAGGTACATCTTCCAGCGTGCACCATCTTCGGCCGAATGGCACGCACAGTTGGCCGGGCAGACCAGACTCACCATCTCCGCAGTCGAAGCGCTAGCCGCGGTCCGCAATGCCTGGCAGCAGGCCGTTTCTACCGACACGCAGTAG
- a CDS encoding low specificity L-threonine aldolase — translation MANVLSHAFASDNAAPAHPKVIDAIAAANAGAVASYGNDPATQRAAEVIRASFDSPDAEVLFALTGTAANVIALASAVRPWHEILCSDVAHSLVDEAGGPVRLSGAQLTQLPSDNGLIDPSVLDTAVSRRGPVHHSQPRIVTITQSTENGRVWTPQAVKDFVDHAHDLDLLVHVDGSRIANAIAALDVSPREAIADADIVTVGGTKNGMLMGDAILVRRPELFDGIHFVQKQIGQLASKQRFVAAQFEAMLHDGLWLRTATHANRMATRLSAGLSALGLTLSCPTEANEVFVDLEPATYDVVSASYAVHRPDPLRPAVRFVCSWATTEAEVDQVLELLASVST, via the coding sequence ATGGCGAACGTGCTCTCTCATGCGTTCGCCTCCGACAACGCCGCGCCCGCACACCCGAAGGTGATCGATGCGATCGCCGCGGCCAACGCCGGCGCCGTCGCGTCCTACGGGAACGACCCGGCCACCCAGCGAGCGGCCGAGGTCATCAGGGCCTCATTCGACTCCCCCGACGCCGAGGTGCTGTTCGCGCTGACCGGCACCGCGGCCAACGTCATCGCGCTGGCCTCGGCGGTCCGGCCGTGGCACGAGATCCTGTGTAGCGACGTGGCGCATTCACTGGTCGACGAGGCCGGCGGCCCGGTCCGGCTCTCGGGCGCCCAGTTGACCCAGCTGCCCAGTGACAACGGCCTGATCGACCCGTCCGTGCTCGACACTGCGGTGTCCCGGCGCGGGCCGGTGCACCACTCGCAGCCCCGCATCGTCACCATCACCCAGTCCACCGAGAACGGCCGGGTCTGGACACCGCAGGCCGTCAAGGACTTCGTCGACCATGCCCACGATCTCGATCTGCTGGTCCACGTCGACGGCTCCCGCATCGCCAATGCGATTGCCGCGCTCGATGTCTCGCCGCGAGAAGCCATTGCCGACGCCGATATCGTGACGGTCGGCGGCACCAAGAACGGCATGCTGATGGGCGACGCGATCCTGGTGCGTCGCCCGGAGCTGTTCGACGGAATTCACTTCGTGCAGAAGCAGATCGGCCAACTGGCCAGCAAGCAGCGCTTCGTCGCGGCCCAGTTCGAGGCGATGCTGCACGATGGGCTGTGGCTGCGGACGGCAACCCATGCCAACCGGATGGCCACCCGGCTCAGCGCAGGATTGTCTGCTCTGGGGCTCACACTGTCCTGCCCCACCGAGGCCAACGAGGTGTTCGTCGACCTCGAACCCGCCACTTACGACGTGGTCTCGGCGAGCTACGCCGTGCACCGCCCCGACCCGCTACGGCCCGCCGTGCGCTTCGTCTGCTCATGGGCCACCACGGAGGCCGAAGTGGACCAGGTTCTGGAATTGCTCGCCTCGGTTTCTACGTGA
- the ponA2 gene encoding transglycosylase/D,D-transpeptidase PonA2 — MSGPPPRSRETVAKLAMHCVLAGLLAAALLFPVVGGVGIMTARLSDTVAQDSAQVLKGEAPIVTTMVDTSGKPIAWLYEQRRWAVPSDRIADTMKLAIVSIEDKRFVEHNGVDVQGTLNGFIGYMRGIDDVRGGSTIEQQYVKNYNLLVKAKTDAERRAAVEVTPARKLREMRIALAMDKTLPKGEILTRYLNLVAFGNGAFGVQDAARTYFGVDAADLTWPQAALLAGVVRSTSSLNPYTNPDGALARRNLVLDTLIDYLPDRAEELRAAKATPLGVLPQADPLPQGCIAAGDRAFFCEYVLQYLARAGLTMEDIARNGYLIRTTLDPKVQDSVKSAVDKYANPNADGVASVMSVITPGKEAHRVVAMADSRTYGLDLDANQTVQPQPFSLVGDGAGSIFKVFTTAAALEMGLGINAQLDVPGTFMGRGLGSSDTPGCPKETWCVRNARGFRSPLNVTDALAQSPNTAFAKLISQIGVPRAVDMAVRLGLRSYAEPGSARAYHPDSDESIADYVKRQNIGSFTLGPLELNPLELANVGATLASGGTWCPPNPIDKMFDRNGREVKVETVPCDQAVPEGLANTLANALGKDHTGGTATGAASSVGWKLPMSGKTGTTEAHRSSGFLGFTNRYSAANYIFDDSPSPSGLCSYPLHKCGSGNLYGGTEPALTWYAAMEPIAEYFGPLALPPTDPRYVDGGPGSHVPSVTGMKLEEARKRLLDAGFQVADKPTPVNNTATRGSVVGTTPSGKTIPGSVVTINTSTGYVPPPPPVFVPRPEIPPPPSMPNELGPPPPPNVVLIPGLPPITLPPPAPPPPPPPPPA, encoded by the coding sequence ATGTCCGGCCCGCCCCCGCGGTCGCGGGAAACGGTTGCCAAGCTGGCCATGCATTGTGTGCTGGCCGGTTTGCTTGCGGCGGCCCTCCTGTTCCCTGTCGTCGGCGGCGTCGGGATCATGACCGCGCGCCTGTCCGACACGGTCGCACAGGATTCGGCGCAGGTGCTGAAGGGCGAAGCGCCGATCGTCACCACCATGGTCGACACCTCGGGCAAGCCGATCGCCTGGTTGTACGAGCAACGTCGATGGGCGGTGCCCAGCGATCGCATCGCCGACACCATGAAGTTGGCCATCGTGTCGATCGAGGACAAGCGTTTCGTCGAGCACAACGGGGTGGACGTACAGGGCACCCTGAACGGGTTCATCGGCTACATGCGGGGCATCGACGACGTGCGCGGCGGGTCGACCATCGAGCAGCAGTACGTCAAGAACTACAACCTGCTGGTCAAGGCGAAAACCGACGCCGAGCGCCGCGCCGCCGTCGAGGTCACCCCGGCCCGCAAGCTCCGCGAGATGCGGATCGCGCTGGCGATGGACAAGACCCTGCCCAAAGGGGAGATCCTGACCCGGTATCTGAACCTGGTGGCGTTCGGCAACGGCGCCTTCGGGGTCCAGGACGCCGCGCGCACCTATTTCGGCGTCGACGCCGCAGACCTCACGTGGCCGCAGGCCGCCCTGCTGGCCGGGGTGGTCCGGTCGACGAGCTCACTCAATCCCTACACCAATCCCGACGGCGCCCTGGCACGGCGCAACCTCGTGCTCGACACCCTGATCGACTATCTGCCCGACCGCGCGGAGGAACTCCGTGCGGCCAAGGCCACCCCGTTGGGCGTGCTGCCGCAGGCCGACCCGCTGCCCCAAGGCTGCATCGCCGCCGGCGACCGCGCATTCTTCTGCGAGTACGTGCTGCAGTACCTGGCGCGGGCCGGGCTGACCATGGAGGACATCGCGCGCAACGGATACCTGATCCGCACCACCCTGGACCCCAAGGTGCAGGACAGCGTGAAATCGGCGGTGGACAAGTACGCCAACCCGAACGCTGACGGTGTCGCGAGCGTGATGAGCGTGATCACCCCCGGCAAGGAGGCCCACCGGGTGGTCGCGATGGCCGACAGCCGCACCTACGGGCTCGATCTCGACGCCAACCAGACGGTGCAGCCACAGCCGTTTTCGTTGGTCGGCGATGGCGCCGGGTCGATATTCAAGGTCTTCACCACCGCCGCCGCGCTCGAGATGGGCCTGGGCATCAACGCTCAACTCGATGTCCCCGGGACGTTCATGGGCCGAGGCCTGGGCAGCAGCGATACCCCCGGATGCCCGAAAGAGACCTGGTGTGTGCGCAACGCCAGAGGTTTCCGCAGCCCGCTGAACGTCACCGATGCGCTGGCCCAGTCGCCCAACACCGCGTTCGCCAAACTCATCTCACAGATCGGGGTGCCGCGGGCGGTGGACATGGCGGTCCGGCTCGGGTTGAGGTCATACGCCGAACCCGGCAGCGCCCGCGCCTACCACCCCGACTCCGACGAGAGCATCGCCGACTACGTCAAGCGCCAGAACATCGGATCGTTCACGCTCGGCCCACTCGAACTCAACCCACTCGAATTGGCAAATGTGGGCGCAACTCTGGCCTCCGGCGGGACCTGGTGCCCGCCGAACCCGATCGACAAGATGTTCGATCGCAACGGCCGCGAGGTGAAAGTGGAGACGGTCCCGTGCGATCAAGCCGTTCCCGAGGGTCTGGCCAATACGCTGGCCAACGCGCTCGGCAAAGATCACACGGGCGGGACCGCCACCGGCGCAGCGAGTTCGGTCGGCTGGAAGCTGCCGATGTCCGGCAAGACCGGTACCACCGAGGCCCACCGCTCGTCGGGTTTCCTCGGCTTCACCAACCGGTACTCCGCGGCCAATTACATCTTCGACGACTCCCCGTCACCGTCGGGATTGTGCTCGTATCCGTTGCACAAGTGCGGCAGCGGCAACTTGTACGGCGGCACCGAGCCGGCGTTGACCTGGTATGCGGCAATGGAACCGATCGCCGAGTACTTCGGCCCCCTGGCCCTGCCGCCCACGGATCCGCGCTACGTCGACGGCGGGCCGGGCAGCCACGTGCCCAGTGTGACCGGCATGAAGCTCGAAGAGGCACGGAAGCGACTGCTGGACGCCGGTTTCCAGGTCGCCGACAAACCCACACCCGTCAACAACACCGCCACGAGGGGTTCGGTGGTCGGAACGACGCCGAGCGGCAAGACCATCCCCGGCTCGGTCGTCACGATCAACACCAGCACTGGGTATGTTCCTCCGCCGCCACCGGTCTTCGTCCCGCGACCCGAGATCCCACCGCCGCCATCGATGCCCAATGAGCTGGGACCACCCCCGCCGCCCAACGTCGTCCTGATTCCCGGGCTGCCGCCGATAACGCTGCCCCCACCTGCACCGCCACCGCCGCCACCACCACCGCCTGCGTGA
- a CDS encoding thiamine pyrophosphate-binding protein, with protein MRNGGDVVVETLTALGVSHVFGIPGQNALGLFDAIRRSNLTFVSSRVENNSAFGADGYSRVTGQVGVLFLSTGPGALTALGALQEAYASGVPVLVIASQVPRSGMGLRRGMLHQLDDQKASAVNVTKSVATVRQAAEIPSLIADAYALARSAPAGPTWVEIPQDVLLEPTTVPPVSSLGATPTQRAPRTELIEQAASLLNSADKPVILAGGGVRRSPGGPEALVALAEKLGAPVVSTVGGKGAIGFDHRLSAASWIEDRHTTEMMENADVLLAVGTAMGEVTSNYFTFAPRGRLIHVDAEARVLEANHPALAIHADAARAMLALAEQVDPRDTTAGAAQAAELRKAVQDRLAGQDLATELQLMADLRAAVPSATHTFWDMTIAGYWAWSAWDPQDGAFHSAQGAGGLGFAFPAALAAAIATGERTFAVSGDGGGMYSIAELATARQHDANVTWLIVDDGGYGILREYMTAEFGTATATELARPDFARLAESFGIPAHTATPDNVGEIVAATFGTDGPAVVVLPAILSMFAPTHL; from the coding sequence ATGCGTAACGGGGGCGACGTTGTCGTCGAGACCCTTACCGCGCTGGGTGTCTCGCATGTGTTCGGGATCCCCGGGCAGAACGCGCTCGGGCTGTTCGACGCCATCCGGCGCAGTAACCTGACCTTCGTCAGCTCCCGGGTGGAGAACAACTCCGCCTTCGGCGCCGACGGCTACAGCCGCGTCACCGGCCAGGTCGGCGTGCTGTTCCTGTCTACCGGCCCGGGCGCGTTGACCGCCCTCGGCGCGCTGCAGGAGGCCTACGCGAGCGGTGTTCCGGTGCTCGTGATCGCCAGCCAGGTACCGCGCTCCGGCATGGGGCTGCGCCGCGGCATGCTGCACCAGCTCGATGATCAGAAGGCCAGCGCGGTCAATGTCACGAAAAGCGTTGCCACCGTACGGCAGGCCGCCGAGATCCCCAGCCTGATCGCCGATGCCTATGCGTTGGCCCGGTCAGCACCGGCCGGCCCGACGTGGGTGGAAATCCCCCAGGACGTGCTGTTGGAGCCGACGACGGTGCCGCCGGTGAGTTCCCTTGGGGCGACGCCGACGCAGCGTGCCCCGCGGACCGAGTTGATCGAGCAAGCCGCGAGCCTGCTGAACAGCGCCGACAAACCGGTCATCCTGGCCGGCGGCGGCGTGCGCCGCTCCCCCGGTGGCCCGGAGGCCTTGGTGGCGCTGGCCGAAAAACTCGGCGCCCCGGTGGTTTCCACGGTGGGCGGCAAGGGCGCCATCGGCTTCGACCATCGGCTGTCGGCCGCATCGTGGATCGAGGACCGCCACACCACCGAGATGATGGAGAACGCCGATGTGCTGCTGGCCGTCGGCACCGCGATGGGTGAGGTCACCAGCAACTACTTCACGTTTGCGCCGCGCGGCCGGCTGATCCACGTCGATGCCGAGGCCCGCGTGCTGGAGGCCAACCATCCCGCACTCGCCATCCACGCCGACGCCGCACGAGCCATGCTGGCACTCGCCGAGCAGGTCGACCCCCGTGACACCACCGCCGGTGCTGCGCAGGCGGCCGAACTGCGGAAAGCGGTGCAGGACAGGCTGGCCGGGCAAGACCTGGCCACCGAACTGCAACTGATGGCCGACCTGCGGGCCGCCGTGCCGTCGGCCACACACACCTTCTGGGACATGACGATCGCCGGATACTGGGCCTGGTCGGCCTGGGATCCACAGGACGGCGCCTTCCATTCCGCTCAGGGCGCAGGCGGTCTGGGCTTCGCCTTCCCCGCCGCGCTGGCCGCCGCGATCGCCACCGGCGAGCGCACCTTCGCGGTGTCGGGCGACGGCGGCGGCATGTACTCGATCGCCGAGCTCGCCACCGCACGCCAGCACGACGCCAACGTCACCTGGCTGATCGTCGATGACGGCGGTTACGGCATCTTGCGCGAGTACATGACCGCCGAATTCGGCACGGCGACCGCCACCGAACTGGCCCGCCCCGACTTCGCCCGGCTCGCAGAGAGTTTCGGCATTCCCGCGCACACCGCCACCCCGGACAACGTCGGCGAGATCGTGGCCGCCACCTTCGGCACCGACGGCCCCGCCGTCGTCGTGCTGCCCGCAATACTCAGCATGTTCGCCCCCACTCACCTCTGA
- a CDS encoding sensor domain-containing protein yields MAAKGMEITNTDSRMSDDSGTMEPRQCLAVDGAAQAPVYADSGYTDEQEMTLREPDVFLHYAKQAVVRFADAQQAKAFYDSSVRQWPECKQYTHTQSGTRWHVGPIAEKDGVLSTIATQSNAQAGGWACGRALAANNNVVIDVNTCSANPADSAVKIVKQISARVDTPPIGT; encoded by the coding sequence ATGGCGGCGAAGGGCATGGAAATCACGAATACCGACTCGCGGATGTCCGACGACAGCGGCACGATGGAGCCCCGGCAGTGCCTCGCGGTCGACGGTGCCGCGCAAGCGCCCGTGTACGCCGACAGCGGATACACCGACGAGCAGGAGATGACGTTGCGGGAGCCCGACGTCTTCCTTCACTACGCCAAGCAGGCCGTGGTCCGATTCGCCGACGCCCAACAGGCCAAGGCTTTCTACGACTCCTCGGTCCGCCAGTGGCCCGAGTGCAAGCAGTACACCCACACCCAGTCGGGCACACGGTGGCACGTCGGACCCATCGCCGAGAAGGATGGAGTACTGAGCACGATCGCCACCCAGTCCAACGCTCAGGCAGGCGGGTGGGCCTGCGGTCGGGCGTTGGCCGCCAACAACAATGTGGTGATCGACGTCAACACCTGCAGCGCGAACCCGGCCGACTCGGCCGTCAAGATCGTCAAGCAGATCTCGGCACGGGTGGACACGCCTCCCATAGGTACATAG
- a CDS encoding carboxymuconolactone decarboxylase family protein — MSADLLSELTHLVALSPPRLADINADVREVCASAVGLAPLPAETRGGTVDPMVTEFAEQFSIDVTGINAAQRAAFSDLLGPDVFTVSTLIYVADFVPRMRAGLAAVGVDWPAGPVDWDHDTNPADYVLDTFVPAVGRMRALDPVTSEIVRLRGARQHNCRLCKSLRESAALEAGATESDYDAIDDFENSDLSDRHKAALRYVDALIWTPAGVSGDELRQHFSQDEAVELTLDVMRNACNKVAVALGADAARVDEGTEQYRLGADGQPIYS, encoded by the coding sequence GTGTCTGCCGATCTGCTCAGCGAGTTGACGCACCTGGTCGCACTGTCGCCGCCACGACTGGCCGATATCAACGCCGACGTGCGTGAGGTGTGTGCCTCGGCGGTGGGGTTGGCGCCGCTGCCGGCCGAAACCCGCGGCGGCACCGTCGATCCGATGGTCACCGAATTCGCCGAGCAGTTCAGCATCGACGTGACCGGGATCAACGCCGCCCAGCGGGCGGCCTTCTCCGATCTGCTCGGGCCCGACGTGTTCACCGTGTCCACGCTGATCTACGTGGCGGACTTCGTGCCGCGGATGCGTGCCGGGCTGGCGGCGGTCGGCGTGGACTGGCCCGCCGGGCCGGTGGATTGGGATCACGACACCAACCCCGCCGACTATGTGCTGGACACCTTCGTTCCGGCCGTGGGGCGGATGCGTGCGCTCGATCCGGTGACCTCGGAAATCGTGCGGCTGCGCGGGGCCCGCCAGCACAACTGCCGGCTGTGCAAGTCATTGCGGGAGTCCGCGGCACTGGAGGCCGGCGCCACCGAATCGGATTACGACGCCATCGACGACTTCGAGAATTCCGATCTGTCCGATCGGCACAAGGCCGCGTTGCGCTATGTCGACGCGTTGATCTGGACCCCGGCCGGCGTGTCCGGTGATGAGCTACGCCAACACTTTTCGCAGGACGAGGCCGTCGAACTCACCCTGGACGTCATGCGCAACGCCTGCAACAAAGTGGCTGTCGCGCTCGGCGCCGATGCGGCCCGCGTCGACGAGGGCACCGAGCAGTACCGGCTCGGCGCCGACGGGCAACCCATCTACAGCTGA
- a CDS encoding type IV toxin-antitoxin system AbiEi family antitoxin: MALTRSTPIPVDLAQAPLRTIRPSDAVSVYAHPRAQLVRLAENGLLHRLADGYYVVVPQDMVGRRWIPGLESAAAGIASAIYGVENVIVMGVSAARLHGVIPRALATAVVAVPRQHRPIVLSDRPATIRFVKRDTSSLDAERVRTELGPTLATTPEQTVLDLAHRPALGDAEADVSSAIAALFARSDQARLRQLATEQRRLASLRRAEDWVRGLP, translated from the coding sequence ATGGCGCTGACCCGAAGCACTCCCATTCCGGTGGACCTCGCCCAGGCACCGCTGAGGACGATTCGCCCCAGCGACGCGGTGAGCGTCTACGCCCATCCTCGGGCTCAGCTAGTGCGGCTTGCCGAGAATGGGCTACTGCACCGACTCGCCGACGGGTATTACGTCGTTGTCCCTCAGGACATGGTGGGTCGCAGGTGGATACCCGGGCTCGAATCGGCTGCAGCCGGCATCGCATCGGCCATCTACGGAGTCGAGAACGTCATCGTGATGGGCGTGAGCGCAGCACGCCTGCACGGGGTGATTCCCCGAGCCTTGGCCACTGCTGTTGTAGCTGTGCCACGACAGCATCGACCAATCGTGTTATCGGACCGGCCAGCGACCATCCGGTTCGTCAAACGCGACACCAGCAGCCTGGACGCCGAGCGCGTTCGCACAGAGTTGGGTCCGACGTTGGCAACCACGCCCGAGCAGACGGTGCTTGATCTGGCCCATCGTCCCGCACTCGGCGACGCCGAAGCAGACGTCTCATCGGCCATCGCCGCGCTCTTCGCGCGCAGCGACCAGGCCCGTCTTCGGCAACTCGCGACGGAGCAGCGCAGATTGGCCTCGCTCCGCCGTGCCGAAGACTGGGTACGCGGGTTGCCATGA